One region of Malania oleifera isolate guangnan ecotype guangnan chromosome 6, ASM2987363v1, whole genome shotgun sequence genomic DNA includes:
- the LOC131158783 gene encoding uncharacterized protein LOC131158783, which yields MLLRSCSASISNLKTQCSKELRPSSEAAGDLFVKLPRTRSLPQTMSLSCPLDHPGKRKKTTTHMHSKLPHARVTVEERGVGAAQGLPSSSGLRVGRAAAERRDIDHGVASPGVVGGGGRRVGGGGGGGGGASGGGGGFYDPNGGNGNTDAYYQRMIEANPGDALLLGNYARFLKEVRGELGKAEEYCERAILAGGSDGDVLSLYAEIIWETQMDAPRAQSYFHRAINTAPRDCYVLGSYARFLWDAEEEEEVEVEEKKNGNASASPSLPNFLGGSAYHQRRVATAS from the exons ATGCTTCTGAGGAGCTGCTCCGCCTCCATTTCAAACTTGAAGACTCAGTGTTCCAAAGAATTGCGACCCAGCTCGGAGGCTGCGGGAGACCTGTTTGTTAAGCTACCAAGAACCAGATCCCTCCCTCAAACGATGTCGTTGTCGTGCCCCCTGGACCACCCCGGGAAGAGGAAGAAGACGACGACCCATATGCACAGCAAGCTTCCGCACGCGCGCGTCACGGTCGAAGAACGCGGAGTTGGTGCCGCACAGGGGCTGCCATCGAGCTCAGGATTGAGGGTGGGTCGCGCTGCGGCGGAAAGGAGGGACATTGATCATGGGGTCGCGAGTCCGGGTGTAGTCGGCGGTGGCGGCAGGAGGGTCGGCGGAGGCGGTGGTGGCGGAGGAGGAGCGAGTGGTGGCGGAGGCGGTTTCTATGATCCTAATGGTGGGAATGGGAATACGGATGCTTATTACCAGAGAATGATCGAGGCAAACCCAGGGGATGCTCTGTTGCTCGGCAACTACGCCAGATTCCTAAAAGAG GTTCGGGGGGAGTTGGGTAAAGCAGAGGAGTATTGTGAAAGGGCAATTTTGGCGGGGGGAAGTGATGGGGATGTTCTGTCGCTGTATGCTGAGATTATATGGGAAACGCAGATGGACGCTCCTCGTGCGCAAAGCTATTTCCATCGAGCTATCAATACTGCACCTCGCGATTG TTACGTTCTAGGTTCGTATGCTCGATTTCTTTGGGACgcagaagaggaagaggaagtgGAAGTGGAAGAGAAGAAGAATGGGAATGCATCAGCGTCGCCATCGCTGCCTAATTTCTTAGGGGGGTCTGCTTATCATCAGCGACGCGTAGCTACAGCCTCTTAA